In Drechmeria coniospora strain ARSEF 6962 chromosome 03, whole genome shotgun sequence, the DNA window TATTTTATGAAGAGTATGCCGCATGGCTCGAGGGTGCTGGAAGGTGGTCACAAGCCGAAGAAGTTTACAAGCTTGGAATCGAGAGAGATGCTCAACCTGTGCAGCGGCTACTGCGCAAGTTCGGGGAGTTCGAGAATAGGCTCGCCAACCAGCCAGAGGCCACAACAGAACCAGCATCGCCGGCCTTGCCTCTGATACGCCCAGCGTTAGCAACCAAGATGGATCCATTCAACGTCACCTCACGTTCCGAAAACCCTCAAGGCCAGCGGCAACTGAGTGTGTCGAAACCAGCAAAGCCAAAGCTTGAGGTTTTCTCCGATGCTGACGTGAAACCGCCTGTCCTGTCTTCTAGAAGCGATGGATCCAAGGGATGGGACTCGATTGGCTCCCTTGCCGATAGGAAGAAGGAAAACAGCATGCAACCAACACGGTGGGCGGGAGAGTCGCTGAAGACTGCTGGGAAGAAGACTCTTGGTCCAAAAATGACCGTGTTCAGAGATCTGGTATGACCACTCGTTCCTTGGTTCCTCCCTTCAATGCCGGCATGTTGATGATGATAGGACTAATTATATTCGTTTTGTCTCTGGCATGTAATACAGTCCTTGTCACAAATCAAGAACATCTCCGTTGTTCCATCAAAGAGCCAAGTGACTGTACACCCACAGACGGGCAAAAAGGAGTGCATATTTGTAAGCCTTGCATCAATTTACCCAACCCCAGAGGAGCCTGGGACAGAGTTGAGCTTTGAGGAGGTCATTGCGAAGCATCGGGGTTGGCTTGAAAATACCTGGGATACGGACATGAACCTGGTGCAGGGGCAAGATGGGCATTTGCATGGTATCAGAAGAAGTGGCCATTCGGATACCAACACACTCGACATTAACCAACGCATGTGCTTCCGTGATGAGAATGGTGCAACCATGGAGCCGCAAGGAAAGCTACGGGCCGAGAAGAAGAACAGACTGATGGAGTTCAATGAGACGCAAATTAGTGAGTATCTCCTGGAAAGGTTGCAGAATCGACTGGTTGTTGACATGGAGTAGTCAAGGCAAACTTGGATTCACCATCAGGGCCCAAGCTTCGAAGGAGGGATATGTCAGAGCCGACGATGACATTGCACACAAGAGCGGCAACTAGCGACATTTACGACATCTTCAACGCGCCAATCAAGACAGACACGCCAGAGGATGAGAGCGCTGACGACAATGACTACGACACAGATGGCGACTACACAACTGAAGTTGAGAGCACCGGCACACCGCAGCACGTCGATGCCAGTGAGCATAGTGATTATAATCCCGAGGGTGCAAGTGAATGGTCCGATTTTCCACCTCGGTCACATATTCCAGATGTTGGCACCGGCAAGAATGCAGCTGACCaggaggcgagggaggcgcaGACATCAGGGCCAGATGAGACAGAGATCATCGAGCCTGTGGAGCAGAGTGACCATTTCGCAGAGTATTCTTCCCCTCTGCAAGCCGAGACAGACGCTGAAACCCTCACTCCGAGAGCCCGCACCACCTTCGTCCCTGTTCCCCCTGAGGATTATGACCCTCCGACTCGCCCATTTAGAGACCCGGTTGAGACGGCGAATAATCGACTCCCATTCATGACGCCCATCACCGAACGGACGGAATGCTCGTTAGACATGAGCTCGGAGTACCATAGGCATCTGAAGACGCCGTGCAAGGTTGATGCTGGCTCGCCTGCGATGAGCGAGACTCTGGACCTGGGACCACTCTTCAGTACCTTGCGCGAAATCGCGGATGAAGAGACGCCGGTTTCCAATCGCCCAGTCTCACTGAATGCAGGAAATGTTGCTGCGACGTCATCAACGAAAAGCAAGGCATTGTTTCCCAAGCAACCCATCATCAAGGATAGGTTATGCAATCCCGTGGATGAGACAGTACGCAAGGATATTTTAGAAAAGATGCAACCCTCGCTGGCATCCTATCCTGGCTTCTACGACCATGGCGAGGGCAGGTTTGATCGCGGGCACGAGATTCGCAGGTTTGCTAAAGCGGTGAGCAAGGCCAATAATAAGGGCGCTGTTGACAGGGCGCCGCTCCCTCCAGCCTCAATATCCATTTGCTTCCCAGAAACGGGAAGCGAATACCATGTGAAGCGGGAGCTTGGCGCTGGTGCATTCGCACCCGTCTATCTGGTGGAGAAGTCACCATCTGtgagcggcgacggccttcAGGATGATGTTCTCCCTCTCGGCAAGGGTTCTACCACTATTCACCACAACGAACTTAGAGCTCTGAAGATGGAATCCCCCCCTACTGCATGGGAGTTCCACATAATGCGGACGGCTCATGCCCGCCTGGGACCTCAGCATCGAGCAAGCGATTCCCTCTCCTACGCATTCGAAATGCATTTGTACCGAGACGAGGCATTTCTCTTCCTCCCCTATCACCCCCACGGGACCCTACTGGACATTGTCAACTACTTCCGCTCGGAGCCATCCGGTGTCATGGATGAGCAGCTTGCCATGTTCTTCGCTATTGAGCTGATACGCACAGTCGAAAGCCTACACTCGAACGGCATCATGCACGGCGACCTGAAAGCCGACAACTGCCTGCTGCGGCTGGACTCGATGGCTGCTGGCCAACCTTTGGCGACGCATTGGAAAGCGGATGGTAGTGGTGGTTGGTCGTCGAGGGGACTCACTCTCATTGACTTTGGTCGAAGTATCGACATGGAGGCATTTCTACCTGAAGTCGAATTCATTGCCGACTGGAAGACTTCTGCGCAAGACTGCGCCGAGATGCGTGAGGGTCGCCCTTGGACTTGGCAGATCGATTACCACGGgctcgccggcatcgtccacTGCCTCCTCTTTGGCAAATATATAGAGACGACACGCTGCGACCAGCTTGGGCTGGTAAAGAGTGAACGAAGGTACAAGATCCGCGAGGGCCTCAAGAGGTACTGGCAAACGGACCTCTGGGCCGACTGCTTCGATGTGCTCCTCAATCCGGCCTCGTTCGTCGAGGCTGAGGAAAACACCAAGATGCCAGTTCAAACGTCGATGAAGCGCATCCGCGAGCGCATGGAATCGTGGCTAGAGACGAATAGCGAGAGAGGCACGGGTCTTCGGTCGCTCATGGGCAAGCTGGAAGCCTATGCCAAATCTCGCAAGTAGATGAACGGGATACACTACAATCATGGCCTCGGGTGCCCCCTCGCTTGCGCCTCTGGACGCGAAGTGCGTCATGTATATGGCCAACGAGCGAGTGTAATGATGGTTGCTCATGGGATCCCACGTGTCATTCAACATTGGCCTGGCTAGTGAAATCGGCATGTGAGCTTGGGGCTCGATACCTGTAGCAGGCAGGCAATGGCATCGTTCCCAGGTGTTCACTATGTGCGTACGTGTCTCATCTACTCCGCGCATCACTTGTCAATCCGCCTTGCCCTTTTTCTTTTTGTTCGCATCTTTGCTCAGCTTTCTGTCGACTTGCTCTTGAACCTTTTTTCGTTCAGCCTCGCCTTTCTGACACAACTCCTTCTCCTTGACTATGAACTCTTCACTCTCGGGGTCCATACCGATGAGGCTCTCTAGCAGCTTGATCTCATCAGCCCAAACCTGCTTGTCTTCGATTGCCTTGCCTTGACTGTTTTGGCGGTCAATGGGCGTCTCAAGTACCATGGGCATTCCCTGAAAAGCATCGTGGTTCATGACGCTGTGGAAAGCACGCAGACCTAGGAAGCCGGTACCGATATTGGCATGGAGATCGCGGTTGGATTTGAATGGAGCCTTGCTATCGTTTACTACAATGAACGACGGTTTGTCAATATCCCTGCCAGGCGTGATTCCGTGATGCAAGGGAACAGGGGtccagtacttacagtgtaACGCCTTGAGATACTTGGCCCCGACAACCGTGTTAAAGGCTTGAATCGTCTGATGGAATGCATCAGGCGTTCGCAAATCGTAGCCAGCCGCGAAGGCGTGGCACGTGTCGATGCAGACCCCCACACgctccttgtccttgacAAGGGCGATTATGTCCCTTAGGTCCTCCCAGGTAGACCCGATGATGTTTCCCGCACCAGCCATGTTCTCCAGCACCGTCACCACCGTCTTGGTTTCCTTGTGCGACTTGTTCAGCTGCGCGGCGATGCGGCCAATCGCCGCTGCGCGCGAGTCCCCAAGCGTCGATCCTGGATGGAAGTTGTACAGCTTGATGCCAAGCAACTCGCACCGATGCAGGTCATCGATGAAGCTCTTATACGCTTGCGACGCTTTTATCTCGTCCGACTGTGCGAGGTTGACAAGGTACGACCCGTGTGGGAGGACATGCTGGGCGGCGTTGTAACCGTGTTGCTCGCAGTTGCTGTGGAAGAGGTCGCGCGCCTCGGTTGATAACGGGGGGTTGTCCCACTTGCGTTGGGACTTGAGGAAAAGTGCAAACGAGTTCGCGCCAACCTGAAGGGCGTTGTTGATGGAATTATGAACGCCTGCGTATATGTATGGGTCAGAGTACTGATTCTTTCAATTAAGGCATACTGTGAACATACCCCCTGCTGCACTGACATGAGCGCCGATATGCATATCCTTCCCAAGGACGGAAGTCGCCGTCCGCTGAGTGAGTGGCATGGATTCATCCTTCTTGTCCCTGGATTTGCGTTTCTTGTTGACGTTGATAGATGATGCAGCAGACTTATCGTTGTCGCTTTTCCGACGCATCGGCTCCGTTTCAGCCTTTCGCTTGGCCGTCATTGGAGTGTGAGTGGATGGGCTGACTATTTTTTTACCTTGTTGCAAGACCACAGGTTTCTTGCGCGGAGATGAACGAACCATACCTAGAACTGGATGTGCCGTCAAAAGTTAATGGACCAAAGCGATCAACGAATGGGAATTTCATGAAAAATGCCACCGTCATGCGAGAAATGAAGTTGGTAGCTGCAATTCTAGATGGCTTGGGACGTGCCAAGTTGCTGAGTCACTAGAGCAGCTGGTGGTCAGAGTGGCATGTCTTGGtgtaatagttgtaatacGTAACGCTTGCCTAATTGAACACGACACAATGCTTGCATGCAACGCTTTCACTGAATGTCCTGCACAGGTCCATTCACTGAACTCCTGCGCCGTGGCTTTAACTGAATGCCGAGCACAGTCCCGTTCACTGAACCGCCGCATACAGTGGCTTCGATGAATATCTTGCACAGCAACTTCACTGAACGGCGGACAACGCCGTTTTCACTGAACGGCCAACACAGCCGAATCACCCTGCAGAGTAATACTTAACTCGTCATCCCTGCTTTTCGCTCTTGCGTCAGTACCGCAACATGACAGGAGCAAACAAAGAGCGCAAAATGGCTCAAGTATGCTCACTCTGGTGCATCTGTCGCGCCAAGGTCCCTGTAACGtgttaaagtccgggtagttagttatatataatagtatCTACTTTCAcgcctatttaagcaggTATTATAGACATCTAGTACTCCTTAGTAGGCAACAATACAATTAAGAATACTAATAGACTGATCATTAACTTATCCTACAATACTTAATTCACTAGGGATGTCCCCAGAACGGATCCCCTACTATCTGTTGCAATAGTATCTAGATTTATTCATAATAATATTGCATTATGACAATGTAATAACTTTATTTCCTTGCGCTATTTACCTGCAATCGAGGATTGGGACGTTGACGCTATTATTGACACCCTTATACAGCAGACTAGAAG includes these proteins:
- a CDS encoding checkpoint protein kinase produces the protein MTNSEDLIDFSFIEGHKENIQSLRGGRSAKKLAEIYSPCTHNKLSTPTPSVTRNVNDCIRAEYEAELNALSESDDPLEVFDRYVRWTLDAYPSTQATPQSQLHTLLERATKTFITSTQYKNDPRYLKLWIYYIQFFSDTPRETFLFLSRHGIGDGLALFYEEYAAWLEGAGRWSQAEEVYKLGIERDAQPVQRLLRKFGEFENRLANQPEATTEPASPALPLIRPALATKMDPFNVTSRSENPQGQRQLSVSKPAKPKLEVFSDADVKPPVLSSRSDGSKGWDSIGSLADRKKENSMQPTRWAGESLKTAGKKTLGPKMTVFRDLTGKKECIFVSLASIYPTPEEPGTELSFEEVIAKHRGWLENTWDTDMNLVQGQDGHLHGIRRSGHSDTNTLDINQRMCFRDENGATMEPQGKLRAEKKNRLMEFNETQIIKANLDSPSGPKLRRRDMSEPTMTLHTRAATSDIYDIFNAPIKTDTPEDESADDNDYDTDGDYTTEVESTGTPQHVDASEHSDYNPEGASEWSDFPPRSHIPDVGTGKNAADQEAREAQTSGPDETEIIEPVEQSDHFAEYSSPLQAETDAETLTPRARTTFVPVPPEDYDPPTRPFRDPVETANNRLPFMTPITERTECSLDMSSEYHRHLKTPCKVDAGSPAMSETLDLGPLFSTLREIADEETPVSNRPVSLNAGNVAATSSTKSKALFPKQPIIKDRLCNPVDETVRKDILEKMQPSLASYPGFYDHGEGRFDRGHEIRRFAKAVSKANNKGAVDRAPLPPASISICFPETGSEYHVKRELGAGAFAPVYLVEKSPSVSGDGLQDDVLPLGKGSTTIHHNELRALKMESPPTAWEFHIMRTAHARLGPQHRASDSLSYAFEMHLYRDEAFLFLPYHPHGTLLDIVNYFRSEPSGVMDEQLAMFFAIELIRTVESLHSNGIMHGDLKADNCLLRLDSMAAGQPLATHWKADGSGGWSSRGLTLIDFGRSIDMEAFLPEVEFIADWKTSAQDCAEMREGRPWTWQIDYHGLAGIVHCLLFGKYIETTRCDQLGLVKSERRYKIREGLKRYWQTDLWADCFDVLLNPASFVEAEENTKMPVQTSMKRIRERMESWLETNSERGTGLRSLMGKLEAYAKSRK
- a CDS encoding apurinic endonuclease, giving the protein MTAKRKAETEPMRRKSDNDKSAASSINVNKKRKSRDKKDESMPLTQRTATSVLGKDMHIGAHVSAAGGVHNSINNALQVGANSFALFLKSQRKWDNPPLSTEARDLFHSNCEQHGYNAAQHVLPHGSYLVNLAQSDEIKASQAYKSFIDDLHRCELLGIKLYNFHPGSTLGDSRAAAIGRIAAQLNKSHKETKTVVTVLENMAGAGNIIGSTWEDLRDIIALVKDKERVGVCIDTCHAFAAGYDLRTPDAFHQTIQAFNTVVGAKYLKALHLNDSKAPFKSNRDLHANIGTGFLGLRAFHSVMNHDAFQGMPMVLETPIDRQNSQGKAIEDKQVWADEIKLLESLIGMDPESEEFIVKEKELCQKGEAERKKVQEQVDRKLSKDANKKKKGKAD